In the genome of Ignavibacteriales bacterium, one region contains:
- a CDS encoding DUF2188 domain-containing protein, whose protein sequence is MSRKTHHVVHNPNGGWDVKKGGSDRASFHSDNKSDAINAGRKISQNQKTEFLIHNKNGRISQSDSHGNDPNPPKDKN, encoded by the coding sequence ATGAGTAGAAAAACACATCACGTAGTCCACAACCCTAACGGTGGTTGGGATGTTAAAAAAGGCGGTTCTGATAGAGCATCATTTCATTCAGATAATAAATCAGATGCTATAAACGCTGGTAGAAAGATCAGCCAGAATCAAAAAACGGAATTTTTAATTCATAACAAGAATGGAAGGATTTCACAGTCAGATAGTCACGGCAATGATCCTAATCCACCCAAAGACAAAAATTAA
- a CDS encoding Fic family protein, whose translation MAAPNEKLAQSLEVLKQFQDKEGIAIIKSDALSRTHRERLLKNGFIKEVMKGWYISNNPQERKGESTSWYSSFWKFCSVYLNDRFNKDWCISPEQSILLHCENWTIPKQLLIRSSRASNNVTNLLFDTSLLDAVLAMPAEKDIIEKNGIRIFSLTSALLACTPNFFLQNSIDARTALTAVKDASEILSPLLDGGNSVIAGRLAGAFRNIERDRIADEIIKAMKAAGHDVRENDPFENKLQYTFTSRSTSPYVNRIKLMWQQMREPVLKHFSKPPGIPTNKEAYFKLVDDNYKTDAYHSLSIEGYRVTSELIERVMGGNWNPNENEKDKEQKNAMAARGYFLAFEAVKKSIAKIFEGENPGKVADDDHGDWYREMFSPSVTAGLLRASDLAGYRNSQVFISNSNHIPMNCDGVRDAMPVLFEMLQEEKEPAVRAVLGHFIFVYIHPYIDGNGRIGRFLMNVMLASGGFPWTIITLDRRNDYMTALEKASVEQNINDFAKFIAELVSGKK comes from the coding sequence ATGGCAGCACCAAACGAAAAACTAGCTCAATCGCTTGAAGTGCTAAAGCAATTCCAGGATAAAGAGGGAATAGCAATAATTAAATCAGATGCACTCTCAAGAACCCATAGAGAACGATTGCTGAAAAATGGCTTTATAAAGGAGGTAATGAAAGGATGGTACATTTCAAATAATCCGCAGGAAAGAAAAGGTGAAAGTACTTCCTGGTATTCATCTTTCTGGAAATTTTGTTCTGTTTATCTGAATGATCGATTTAATAAGGATTGGTGTATTTCGCCTGAACAGTCAATACTATTGCATTGTGAAAACTGGACGATACCAAAGCAACTGCTGATTCGTTCCTCCAGAGCAAGCAATAATGTTACCAACCTTTTATTTGATACATCTCTTTTAGATGCAGTATTAGCAATGCCTGCAGAAAAAGATATAATTGAAAAGAATGGAATACGTATTTTCTCATTAACTTCTGCCTTGTTAGCGTGTACGCCAAATTTCTTTTTACAAAATTCAATAGATGCACGGACAGCATTGACCGCTGTAAAAGATGCCTCAGAAATATTGTCACCGCTTCTTGATGGCGGTAATAGTGTTATTGCAGGCAGGTTAGCAGGTGCATTTAGAAATATAGAAAGAGACCGCATTGCTGATGAAATTATTAAAGCTATGAAAGCAGCAGGACACGATGTTCGGGAAAATGACCCATTTGAGAACAAGCTTCAATATACATTTACAAGCCGCTCCACTTCACCATATGTAAACAGAATTAAATTGATGTGGCAGCAGATGCGTGAACCTGTGCTAAAACACTTTAGCAAACCACCAGGAATACCCACGAATAAAGAAGCCTATTTCAAGCTTGTTGATGATAATTATAAAACAGATGCATACCATTCATTATCTATTGAAGGTTACAGGGTTACATCAGAACTAATAGAACGTGTAATGGGTGGTAATTGGAACCCGAACGAGAATGAAAAAGATAAAGAACAGAAAAATGCTATGGCAGCCCGTGGATATTTTCTTGCTTTTGAAGCTGTTAAAAAAAGCATAGCAAAAATATTTGAGGGTGAAAATCCCGGGAAAGTAGCAGACGATGACCATGGCGATTGGTATAGAGAAATGTTCAGCCCATCTGTAACAGCAGGCTTATTACGTGCATCTGATCTCGCAGGCTACAGGAATTCACAGGTTTTCATTTCTAACTCAAATCATATTCCGATGAATTGTGACGGTGTCCGGGATGCGATGCCAGTATTATTTGAAATGCTGCAGGAGGAAAAAGAACCTGCTGTCCGGGCAGTGCTTGGACATTTTATTTTCGTTTATATTCATCCATATATAGATGGTAACGGAAGAATAGGTAGATTTCTTATGAATGTAATGCTGGCATCAGGAGGTTTCCCCTGGACTATTATTACTTTAGACAGACGAAACGACTATATGACTGCATTAGAAAAAGCCAGTGTTGAACAAAATATTAATGACTTTGCAAAATTTATTGCGGAGCTCGTTTCAGGAAAGAAATAA
- a CDS encoding helix-turn-helix transcriptional regulator: protein MSNTINTQKLSEMVKSKRNNKGLREAATEIGGISASTLSRIEQGKLPDVETFLKLCDWLEVSAENFTKSQTKTDLKSEKQIIAHLRADKNLKPETATSLIKMIELAYKVDRKNR from the coding sequence ATGAGTAATACAATTAACACTCAAAAACTTTCTGAAATGGTCAAATCTAAGCGTAATAACAAAGGACTGAGAGAAGCTGCAACAGAGATTGGAGGAATTAGTGCATCAACTTTATCCAGAATTGAACAAGGGAAACTCCCTGATGTTGAAACTTTCTTAAAACTTTGTGATTGGCTTGAAGTCTCGGCAGAAAATTTTACAAAATCTCAGACTAAAACTGATCTCAAAAGTGAAAAGCAAATCATTGCTCATTTGAGAGCTGACAAGAACTTGAAACCAGAAACAGCTACCTCCTTAATTAAAATGATTGAATTAGCTTATAAAGTTGATAGGAAGAATCGTTGA
- a CDS encoding ImmA/IrrE family metallo-endopeptidase: MRRGFKSWAEKKAVELRNELSIEYYEKLTGLDLAKHLGIQLIEPNNIPGLSLEDKTLLLNHYHDSWSAITIKNYLDSYLIIFNPTHSPRRRESDLMHELAHIICEHKMEKIIIRKDFPFPLRDYNSDQEDEAKWLGGCLQVPRRALVQMIYKGLDINELSDHFGASMDMINYRLRLTGVEKQINRR; encoded by the coding sequence TTGAGAAGAGGGTTTAAAAGTTGGGCGGAAAAAAAAGCTGTTGAACTGAGAAATGAACTTTCGATAGAATATTATGAGAAATTAACAGGATTAGATTTAGCAAAACATTTAGGTATTCAGTTAATAGAACCAAATAATATTCCTGGTCTATCCTTGGAAGATAAGACATTACTTCTCAATCATTATCACGATAGCTGGTCAGCAATAACGATAAAAAACTATTTAGATTCATATTTAATTATTTTCAATCCTACTCATTCTCCAAGACGAAGAGAGAGTGATTTGATGCACGAACTTGCGCATATAATTTGTGAACATAAAATGGAAAAGATCATCATTAGAAAAGATTTCCCTTTCCCTTTGCGAGATTATAATTCTGATCAAGAAGATGAAGCTAAATGGTTGGGAGGATGCCTACAGGTCCCCCGGCGTGCTTTGGTACAAATGATTTATAAAGGATTGGACATTAATGAATTATCTGATCATTTCGGTGCAAGTATGGATATGATAAATTATAGATTAAGGTTGACCGGAGTTGAAAAACAAATTAATCGGAGATAA
- a CDS encoding ThiF family adenylyltransferase, translating to MKYSIRISGKHYNIIRDHLFPGDDNEAIAFAICGRHKTDNIEVLLVHKVILVPYALCNRSPLNVTWPTNILKPYLDEAKKKHLAIVKFHSHLNGYEKFSDIDDFSDSETFRDISNWLDDGKPHASVIVLPDDRMLGRMIYDSQNFPLTTISVAGDNISIWDSTSDFSELNPVFDSQKQLFGKGTIDKLSKLRIGIIGCSGTGSIVLEQLVRLGVKQIVLVDHDKIEDRNLNRITNSKKNDINKLKVEALSDAIRSIGLGTDVLPLSVNIFNPQAVSAIAECDIIFGCVDTAEGRQLLNRISTFYIIPYFDVGIHLKSDGNGGISEASGVVHYIQPGGSSLMSRKAINQKRILAENLFRTDPEAYADQFRAGYIEDVKEQSPAVISLNSTVSSLAVDEFLSRIHPFRSCYSSDVAVIRINFMETSMIREEEGEPCKNLTPYVGRGTITPLLNMPSLSQ from the coding sequence ATGAAATATTCTATAAGGATTTCTGGTAAACATTATAATATAATTCGGGATCATCTTTTCCCTGGTGATGATAATGAAGCTATTGCTTTTGCAATTTGTGGTAGACATAAAACTGATAACATTGAGGTGCTACTTGTGCATAAGGTTATACTTGTTCCATATGCGTTATGCAATCGCAGTCCACTTAACGTAACTTGGCCAACTAATATTCTTAAACCTTATCTTGATGAAGCAAAGAAAAAACATCTTGCAATCGTTAAGTTTCATTCCCATCTAAACGGATATGAAAAATTTTCTGACATCGATGACTTTTCTGACTCTGAAACTTTTAGAGATATATCAAATTGGCTGGATGACGGCAAACCACACGCTAGTGTAATTGTGCTACCGGATGACAGAATGCTTGGGAGAATGATTTATGATTCACAGAATTTTCCTTTAACGACCATCTCTGTAGCAGGTGATAATATTTCCATTTGGGATTCAACATCTGATTTCTCTGAACTTAATCCTGTTTTTGATTCTCAAAAGCAACTGTTCGGCAAAGGTACCATAGATAAATTGTCTAAACTTAGAATTGGTATCATCGGTTGTTCCGGGACTGGAAGTATTGTATTAGAGCAATTAGTACGTTTAGGCGTAAAACAAATTGTACTTGTTGATCACGATAAAATTGAAGATAGAAATTTAAATAGAATAACAAATTCTAAAAAAAACGATATAAATAAGTTAAAAGTGGAAGCTCTATCAGATGCTATCAGATCGATTGGTCTTGGTACTGATGTTTTACCTTTATCAGTTAATATCTTTAATCCTCAAGCAGTTAGTGCAATTGCAGAGTGTGATATAATTTTTGGATGTGTTGACACAGCAGAAGGAAGACAACTCTTAAACAGAATTTCTACTTTTTACATAATTCCATATTTTGATGTAGGTATTCATCTTAAGTCTGATGGAAATGGTGGGATAAGTGAAGCAAGTGGTGTAGTTCATTATATTCAACCTGGTGGTTCAAGTCTTATGAGCAGAAAAGCAATTAATCAAAAACGCATTCTTGCTGAAAATTTGTTTCGAACAGATCCGGAAGCATATGCTGATCAATTTAGAGCTGGTTATATAGAAGATGTTAAAGAACAATCACCTGCTGTTATTAGTTTAAATTCAACTGTCTCGAGCCTTGCAGTGGATGAGTTTCTATCAAGGATTCATCCTTTTCGTTCTTGTTATTCAAGCGATGTTGCTGTCATTAGAATTAATTTTATGGAGACATCTATGATTAGAGAAGAAGAAGGTGAACCATGTAAAAATTTAACTCCATATGTTGGTAGAGGTACTATCACTCCATTATTAAATATGCCATCATTAAGTCAATGA
- a CDS encoding multiubiquitin domain-containing protein, with protein MDTNIESTDIIEIEIYAREGKEVPKKKKYKIRVDKEKFTISNETISGLEILNLVNKSPESFYLYQHFHKKETKLIKPEDIVDLTAKGVERFSTMKIENNEG; from the coding sequence ATGGATACTAATATTGAGAGCACAGACATAATTGAAATTGAAATTTATGCTCGAGAAGGTAAAGAGGTTCCTAAAAAGAAGAAATATAAAATTCGCGTAGATAAAGAAAAATTTACTATTTCTAATGAAACCATATCTGGACTTGAAATTCTAAACTTAGTAAATAAATCGCCAGAATCTTTTTACCTTTATCAACATTTTCATAAAAAAGAAACTAAACTTATTAAACCTGAAGATATTGTTGATCTCACGGCCAAAGGTGTAGAGCGCTTCTCCACTATGAAAATCGAAAACAATGAAGGATAG
- a CDS encoding SAM-dependent DNA methyltransferase → MTDTKSILIKEYFHKVKQANKEHTKKEAFKDLLNRLYADDKDILKLVDKISLGSEKTILNIPRKDKLHKGSADTLYNKIIIEFENDIKQTLTHAKEQLAGYLLGQFNSGEGYNFTLIASDFITWKVYAPAVECIDKLKELKEDELKLDEVKSASFVLNEKNAEDFYYWIDRFLFKEEKQRATLKRIEEAFGYQSNVFIESYQVLNHWFKEAKKFGEVQVSYEQWNKFLSVAYGSFDGRDSIFLIHTYLSVFSKMLAYSVVSNDDYIDDKELKAILDGSVFHKYNIRNFVDNDFYHWVVSDRNFKNLKKVFRLIAQEISAFDFDKVDEDVLKGVYQELIDLDTRHSLGEYYTPDWLCERIVKEFDFTQKDKILDPACGSGSFLRAAIHRIKELNPGATVEELNEQIYGIDIHPLSVQIAKTTLLLALGKEIINAKKPVFLNIILANTLLAPEGVQNLFGNEFLLNIDKEKYHLTTQILEDVKLFDEALGICDELAEQTMGKKKENEEVFENIFRKHFAKNGNKSGANKQVIESFYKIYTGLKAVKEKGRDSIWKFIVQNLYKPYFLAGKFDYVIGNPPWFTYSSIRNEDYQNILNALADKYEVKPVKVANFPHLEIAAIFLAYCSSYFLNDKGQIVFVLPRSFFSADHHDNTRSGKAIGFKLKQIWDLKDVSPLFRIPSSVFFAEKYEKKKVPFSGLHGNIFSGKLTEHNCNLLTARENITEDAVKWYYAKQGKASAISARKSKKQQSENPYKKHFRQGATIVPRCFYFIELTQDVPRDFKDRIINIKTADSLKKDAKKPWKGLEFTGRIESKFIFRTALAKSILPFTMYKPDLVVLPVLIEKNNGGGKEIKLQSANDLMQGGYLNASKWFSNIENTWQLLRTEKNKNISSEDYLNWQNKLTEQNLNYPFIVLYNTSGKDASCVVLDRSKLDFEFTIDHKNYWFATENPNEAFYISSILNSSIPNKMMKDFQSKGLYGPRDVHKKILDIYFPKFDEGNDIHLQLAELSEKAHQKAAKYLQDNPPQKELTATRLGKLRLDIKKYLTEEMKEIDKLVKKVVG, encoded by the coding sequence ATGACTGACACAAAATCCATTCTTATCAAAGAATACTTTCATAAAGTAAAGCAGGCTAACAAAGAGCACACAAAGAAAGAAGCTTTTAAGGATCTGTTAAACAGGCTTTACGCTGATGATAAAGACATTCTAAAATTGGTTGATAAAATTTCTCTTGGGTCTGAAAAAACAATTCTTAACATTCCACGAAAAGATAAGCTGCATAAAGGAAGTGCTGACACTCTTTACAACAAAATCATTATTGAATTTGAGAATGATATTAAACAAACTTTAACTCACGCTAAAGAACAACTAGCAGGTTACCTGTTAGGACAATTCAATTCGGGCGAAGGTTATAACTTTACTTTAATAGCATCTGATTTTATTACCTGGAAAGTATATGCACCTGCCGTTGAATGTATTGATAAACTGAAAGAACTTAAAGAGGATGAACTTAAACTTGATGAAGTTAAAAGTGCCTCATTTGTTTTGAATGAAAAGAATGCTGAAGATTTTTATTATTGGATCGATAGGTTTTTATTCAAAGAAGAAAAACAACGAGCTACATTAAAACGAATTGAGGAAGCATTTGGCTATCAAAGTAATGTATTTATTGAATCTTACCAGGTATTAAACCATTGGTTTAAAGAAGCAAAGAAATTTGGAGAAGTCCAGGTTTCTTATGAACAATGGAACAAATTCTTAAGCGTTGCTTATGGTTCCTTTGATGGCAGAGACAGCATTTTCTTAATCCACACTTACCTTAGTGTGTTTTCAAAGATGCTTGCTTACAGCGTTGTTTCCAATGATGATTACATTGATGACAAAGAATTAAAAGCAATTCTTGATGGAAGTGTATTCCACAAATACAACATCAGAAACTTTGTTGATAATGATTTTTATCATTGGGTTGTTAGTGATAGAAACTTCAAGAACCTCAAAAAAGTATTCCGTTTAATTGCACAGGAAATCTCGGCTTTCGATTTTGACAAAGTTGATGAAGACGTACTTAAAGGTGTGTACCAGGAGTTAATCGATTTAGACACAAGACACTCACTTGGTGAATACTATACGCCCGATTGGTTGTGCGAACGAATTGTTAAAGAATTTGATTTTACACAAAAAGATAAAATCCTCGATCCGGCTTGCGGCAGTGGTTCATTTTTAAGAGCAGCTATTCACAGGATTAAAGAGCTTAATCCTGGTGCGACAGTTGAAGAATTAAACGAGCAGATTTATGGAATTGATATTCACCCGCTTAGTGTTCAGATAGCCAAAACAACTCTGCTGCTTGCCCTCGGAAAAGAGATTATAAATGCAAAGAAACCTGTTTTCCTTAACATAATTCTTGCAAACACACTTCTTGCACCTGAGGGAGTGCAAAATCTCTTCGGCAATGAATTTCTTTTGAACATAGATAAAGAAAAGTATCATCTAACCACACAGATACTTGAAGATGTCAAGCTGTTTGATGAAGCACTCGGAATTTGCGATGAACTTGCTGAGCAGACTATGGGTAAGAAGAAAGAGAACGAGGAAGTATTTGAAAATATTTTCAGAAAGCATTTTGCAAAGAACGGAAATAAATCCGGAGCAAATAAGCAAGTAATCGAAAGCTTTTATAAGATTTATACGGGATTAAAAGCAGTTAAAGAAAAGGGGAGAGACAGCATCTGGAAGTTTATTGTGCAGAACCTTTACAAACCTTATTTCCTTGCAGGCAAGTTTGATTATGTTATCGGCAACCCACCCTGGTTTACTTACAGCTCAATTAGGAATGAAGATTACCAGAATATACTGAATGCACTTGCTGATAAGTATGAAGTAAAGCCGGTTAAAGTTGCAAACTTTCCTCATCTTGAAATTGCTGCTATATTTTTAGCTTACTGCAGCAGCTACTTTTTGAATGACAAAGGACAGATTGTTTTTGTTTTGCCGAGAAGTTTCTTCAGTGCCGATCACCACGATAATACAAGAAGCGGAAAGGCTATTGGTTTTAAGCTAAAGCAGATATGGGATTTGAAAGATGTTTCACCTTTGTTCAGAATTCCAAGTTCTGTTTTCTTTGCAGAGAAGTATGAGAAAAAGAAAGTTCCTTTCTCTGGTTTGCACGGAAATATTTTTAGCGGAAAGTTGACCGAACATAACTGCAATTTATTAACTGCTAGGGAAAACATTACTGAAGATGCTGTTAAATGGTATTACGCAAAACAGGGGAAAGCTTCTGCAATCTCAGCGAGAAAAAGCAAAAAGCAACAAAGTGAAAATCCTTATAAGAAACACTTTCGACAGGGAGCTACAATAGTCCCCAGATGTTTTTATTTTATTGAACTGACACAAGATGTCCCGCGGGATTTCAAAGACAGGATAATAAACATTAAAACTGCCGATTCCCTTAAGAAAGATGCAAAAAAACCGTGGAAAGGATTGGAGTTTACTGGACGAATTGAAAGCAAATTTATCTTCAGAACTGCACTGGCAAAAAGTATATTACCGTTTACAATGTATAAACCTGATTTGGTTGTTCTGCCTGTTTTAATTGAAAAGAATAATGGAGGGGGAAAGGAAATCAAACTACAGTCTGCTAATGATTTAATGCAGGGAGGTTATTTGAATGCTTCCAAGTGGTTTAGTAATATTGAGAATACCTGGCAACTTCTTAGAACTGAAAAGAATAAAAATATTTCAAGTGAAGATTATCTGAACTGGCAGAATAAATTAACAGAACAAAATCTTAATTATCCTTTTATAGTTTTGTATAATACATCGGGGAAGGATGCAAGTTGTGTTGTTTTAGATAGAAGTAAATTGGATTTTGAGTTTACAATTGATCACAAGAATTATTGGTTTGCAACTGAAAACCCAAATGAGGCATTTTACATTTCTTCTATTCTGAATTCTTCCATTCCCAACAAAATGATGAAAGACTTTCAATCCAAAGGTTTATATGGTCCAAGGGATGTTCATAAAAAGATACTCGACATTTACTTTCCTAAGTTTGATGAAGGCAATGATATACACCTGCAGCTTGCAGAGTTAAGTGAGAAGGCTCACCAAAAAGCTGCAAAATATTTACAAGACAATCCACCACAAAAAGAATTAACCGCAACACGACTCGGCAAACTCCGTCTCGACATAAAAAAATACCTTACAGAGGAGATGAAGGAGATAGATAAGTTGGTGAAGAAGGTGGTGGGCTAA